The following DNA comes from Ardenticatenales bacterium.
TTTGGTCCTGACCCCGCCAGCAGCAACCGCGCCTGCCTCGGCGGCATCGTCAGCAACAACTCCACGGGTAGCCACTCCATCCGCTATGGCATGACGGCGGACCATGTGCTGGAGACGAACGTTATTTTGAGCGACGGTTCGATGACCACGTTTGGTCCGGTGGCGGAGGAATCGCTGGCGGACTACCAACTTCGGCCCGGACGGGAAGGGGCGGTTTATCGCCAGGTGGGGGCGCTGCGGCGGGAGCAGGCGGACGTAATTCTGGCGGGGACGCCGCACCATTGGCGGCGCTGCGGCGGCTATAATCTGGACCGCTTCGTAGCAGGGGCCAACTTCCTCTGGCCGCGGGATTCGCGCTTTAATCTGGCGAAACTGGTGTGCGGCGCGGAGGGGACGCTGGCGGTGATGACGGAGATCAAGTTGAATCTGGTGCCCCGCCCCACGCTGACGGCGCTGGCGATTGTGCCGTTTGATAACCTGCGGCAGGCGTTGGAGGCGGTTCCGGTGATATTGGAAGTGGAGCCGTCGGCGGTGGAGTTGATCGACAATTTGGGGTTGACGCTGTGCCGCGAGGTGCCGGCATATGCGCGTTTGTTGGCGACGTTTTTGCGGGGCGAGCCGAACTGCGTTTTGATTACGGAGTTTTATGGGGAGAGTGAGGCGGCGTTGCAGAGCAAGGTGGCGGGATTGGGCCGGCATTTGCGGGGTCAGGGGGTGGCGTGTGGGGAGATAATGCCGGCATTCACCCCCCAACTCCAGGCCAACGTCTGGAAAGTACGCAAAGTCGGCCTCGGCCTCCTCATGAGCATCAAAGGCGACCACAAACCGATCCCCTTCATTGAAGACGCCGCCGTGCCCGTCGAACACCTCGCCGACTACATCACCCGCATCGAACGCTTTTGCAACGACCTGGGAACCAACGTCGCCTACTACGCCCACGCCAGCGCCGGTTGCCTGCACGTGCGCCCCCTGATTAACGCCAAAGTCGCCGGCGAAGTGGACAAACTACCGCGAATCACGCGCTTTTCCGTGGCGTTGCTGGGCGAATATGGCGGCGCATTCTCCAGCGAACACGGGGATGGTCGCGCCCGCAGTTGGCTCAACGAGGCATTTTATGGCAAAGACCTCTACGCCCTTTTCCGCCAGGTAAAGCACGCCTTCGACCCCCAGGGCATCTTCAATCCGGGTAACATCGTGGACGCACCCGCCATGACAGAGAACCTGCGCTACGGTCCTGCTTACAACGTCATCCCCGTGCGGGCGCACATGGACTTTAGCGGCGATGGCGGCTTCCACCGCGCTGTGGAAATGTGCAACGGGGCCGGTGTTTGTCGCAAGCGCACGGCGGACACGATGTGCCCCAGCTTCCAGGTGACGCGGGAGGAGGAACACAGCACGCGCGGGCGGGCGAATGCTTTGCGGGCGGCGTTGTCGGGCCGTTTGCCGGCATCAGAATTCACCGGCGAGCGCATGGTCGAGGTGATGGAATTGTGCGTCGGCTGCAAGGCGTGCCGGGCGGAATGCCCCTCCTCCGTGGACATGGCGAAAATCAAGGTTGAATTTTTGGCGCAATATCACGACGCCCACGGCACGCCCCTGCGCAGCCGCCTTTTCGCCCACATCGCCGCCATTAGCCGTCTCAGCAGCGGTTGGCGCGCGCCTCTGGCCAATGGTGCGCTCCGTTTTGGGCCGCTGCGGCGCGCGTTGGCGCACTCATTGGGCATCAGCCAGGCGCGGGAGATGCCCCCGTTTGCCCGCCATCCATTTACGGACTGGTTCCGGCGACATCGTCAACCCGGCCCCGCTTCTCGCCCCCAGGTTGTCCTTTTCAACGACACCTTCAACACGTACAACGACCCGCACGTGGCTATCGCCGCCGTGGAACTGTTGGAAGCGGCGGGCTACAACGTGGTGCTGCCCGGTCACAAATGCTGTGGCCGCCCCCTGATTTCGCATGGTCTGGTGGATGCGGCGCGCGCCGCCGCGCGGGAGACGGTGGCGCGGTTGGCGCCCTTTGCCGCCCAGGGCATTCCCATCGTGGGGTTGGAGCCAAGTTGTCTGCTGACGCTGCGGGATGAGTACTTGACGCTGCTGCCGGATGACCCGCGGGCGCGGCAGGTGGCGGACCGGGCGCTGCTGTTGGAGGAGTTTGTGGCGAGACTGGCGGAGGCCGGCGCGCTCAATCTGACGTTTACGACGGCGGCGCGCCGGGTGCTGCTGCATGGGCATTGTCACCAGAAGGCGCTGGTGGGCACGGAACCGAGTCGTCTGGCGTTGGGTCTGCCGGCATATTACGAAGTGCGCGAGGTGGATTCCGGCTGCTGCGGGATGGCGGGTTCGTTTGGCTACGAGGCGGAGCATTTGGATTGGTCGTTGGCGATGGGGGAGAGGCGGTTGATGCCGGCAGTACGCGAGGCGGGCGAGGATGTGATTGTGGCGGCGGCGGGGACGAGTTGCCGGCATCAAATCGCCCATGCCACCGGCCGCCGCGCCTACCATCCCGCCGAAATCCTGCGCGACGCCCTCATCAGCCCGCAAAAATAGGACCGTTAGCACATTCGTTCTCTATGTGGTACGCTTGTTCAATTCGTGTTGTCCCAAACCTGGGAGGTGGATGATGGCTCAGTCACGTATTGAGTGGACACAAGCGACCTGGAATCCCGTTACCGGATGCGACAAGATTAGTCCGGGTTGCAAGCATTGTTATGCGGAGAGGATGTCCAGGAGACTACAGGCCATGGGGAATCGAAATTATGCCCATGGATTTCAGGTAACGCTGCACGAACATATGCTGGAACGCCCGCTTTCATGGCACAAGCCGCAACTTGTCTTTGTGAATTCCATGAGCGACCTTTTTCATGAAGCGGTCCCGCTGACGTTTATCCAGCGTGTTTTTGCGGTGATGGAACGCGCGCATTGGCACAAATTCCAGATTCTCACCAAACGCGCGGAACGCCTGGCCGAATTGAGTCCCCAGCTTACCTGGCCTCCCAATGTTTGGATGGGCGTGAGTATTGAAAGCCAGAAGTATCAATATCGTATTGATTATCTTGTGGGGACGAATGCCGGCATCAAGTTCTTATCCCTCGAACCCTTATTAGGCCCCTTGCCCGAACTCGATTTGCGGGACATTGATTGGGTGATTGTGGGGGGCGAGTCCGGACCGGGCGCGCGCCCGATTGCGTCTGACTGGGTGACGGACATCCGTGATCAATGCCTCCGTGCGCAAACGCCGTTTTTCTTCAAGCAATGGGGTGGTTACAACAAGAAAAAAACGGGACGATTACTGGAGGGGCGCACCTGGGACCAGTTGCCTTTGGAACAGGGGCTGTGGCCAACGCCTGCTTGAGTTCTGTTTAAGATTGGCGTCGTTATTTAGCCATAGTAAGGTTACGGCATTTAAGGGGCGTTTTGCGCCATAATCACGTCGGCGGTTTCGATAATTTCGGCGGCGAGGGAGCCGTGGGAGGCTTCCTGGAGGGCTTCCTGGAAGGGGGGGAAATCGGGGACGGCGAAGCGGGCGGTGATGGTGACGTCGGCGGCGAAATCTTCGTCGTCGGTCCGCCCGTTGTGGGCGGCGATCAACAGCCGCGCCCGCTCCAGGAAGGCGTAGGGCACGGCCAGCATGACGGTGTGCGTGGGCACGCGGGCGGCGCGGGGCACGGCGTCCAACACGGCGCGCACGGCATCCCCATAGGCGCGCACCAGCCCGCCGGTTCCCAGTTTTGTGCCGCCAAAGTAGCGCGTGACGACGACGGCTACATCCCCCAGCCCGCTGCCTTGCAGCACGGCCAGGGCCGGGCGACCCGCCGTGCCCGATGGCTCGCCATCATCGCTGCAATGGGCTGTGACGGTGGCGCCGTGTCCGATGAGAAATGCCGGCACATGATGCGACGCATCCCCCATCTCCTCCCGCACCCGCGCCACAAACTGCCTGGCCTCTTCCACCGAAAATGCCGGCACAATCGTGGCAATAAAACGCGAATTCAACACCCGTATCTCGACGCGCGTTTCCGTGGCGGGAATAAGATAAGATGACATAACGGGGTTGTAACGAATCAAGGAGACTCGCGGCAAGGAAGAAAGATGCGCCGCACGCAGGGTGCGGCGCATCCGATCAGGCGACAGCCGCCTACTTCACATCTAATAGCTCAACCTCAAAAATCAGCGTGGCGTTGGGCGGAATCTGGCCCGTGCCCGTTTCGCCATAACCCAACTCCGGCGGCAGCACCAACTGTCGCTTGCCGCCGACGTGCATGCTTGCCAACCCTTCATCCCAACCGCTGATGACCTGCCCCTGACCCAGAACGAACTGGAATGCTTGCCCACGGTTGAGCGAACTGTCAAACATGGTTCCATTTTCCAGCCAGCCCGTGTAATGCACCACCACGGTCTGGCCTACCTCCGGCTGCGCCCCATCCCCGACAACAAAGTCGTAGTACTTCAAGCCGCTGTCCGTCGTCGTGTAATCGGCGTCATTGACTTTGGTGGGGGCCGCGGGCGCGCCATCGCGCACGGAAAGCACCTCTACGTCAAACGTGAGCGTGGCATTCGGGGGGATCACGCCGCCCGCGCCTGTCTCGCCATACGCCAGTTCCGGCGGGATGATCAGGCGAGCTTGATCGCCAACGTGCAGCAGGCTGATGCCTTCTTCCCAGCCAGGGATTGTCTGCCCTGTGCCTACGGGGAACAAAAATGGCTCGTTGCGCTCGCGGGAACTGTCAAAAACGGTTCCATCATCAAGCGTGCCCACGTAGTGAATAGCTGCGAGCTGCCCTTTTTGCAGCGCCGGCCCGTCACCCGCCTGGGTGATCTCGTATTGCAGGCCGCTGGCCGTGGTGATCATTTCGCCCACGGGGGCGCGGGTCGCTTCGCCCGCGGCCATATCCGTGGTATCGGTCGTGATGCTTTCGCCAGTCTGGGCTGTCGTGCCGGATTCGGGTTCAGGAGCCGGACCACAAGCCACAACCATCAGGCCTGCCGCCAGCAGCAACAGCAAAAGCAGTTTGTACATGATGCGATTCTCTTTCAACTCATACTCCTTTGAAAACACTTTGTAGGGCGAGTTTCTAACTCACCTCCGTCAAAAATAGGACGCGGATGAACATGGAAAACCAGGTGGTGATGAATTTCACGTCGGTTGATAATGGGTGACGTGTCGGCCAGGTCTGAGTAGCAAAGTATAGTGGTTTTTAGGGAAACTTCCAGCCGCGGACCGCGTTTGGGCGGCGACGATCAGTTGGTTCTTACCTTGCCTGGGATGTGGCGTACGTTTATGGCTTCAGATCGTCGCTGCGCTTGCGCCCCTGGCCCAGGGCAATGGATCGCTGATAGGCAGCCCAGATACCCCGCGAGATGACTGTGCGCAGGCCTCCTTTTTCCATGTGATAGAGTGCCTCCGCCGTTGTGCCGCCAGGGGAGGTGACCTGGTTGCGTAGTTCGGCTACGTGCTTGTCGGAGCGGGCGGCGTATTCAACGGAGCCGCGCATGGTCTGGAAGACCAGTTGTGTGGCCACGCGGCGGGAGAACCCCAGGTGGACGCCGGCGTCAATCATGGCTTCCATGACCATGAAGACGTAGCCGGGGCCAGAGCCGCTCAGGGCGGTGGCCATGTCCAGGTACTCTTCGTCGTCCACGAAAATCTCCTGCCCAAACGAGGCCAGCACCGCTTGCGCCTGCTGCTTTTGCACCTCCGTTACTTCCGCCGTAGCCGTCCAGACGGTGATGCCCTGCCCGATCTGCGCCGGTGTATTGGGCATGGCGCGCACCACGGAGGCGTGCGCCAGGCCATCCGCCAGCTTTTTGATGGGTGCGCCGGCGATGATGGAGAGGAGCAGGTCCTGGCGACGCAGATGGCCGCGGACTTCGAGCATGACGCGGTCCATCATTTGTGGCTTGATGGAGAGGACGACTACCTGACCTTCTTCCGCGGCGTTCATGTTGCTGGTGGTGATGCGGATGCCGTGTTTTTGGCGCAGTTGTTCGCCCCGTTCCGGGCGGGGACCGGAGGCGATGATCTGATCGGGCGTGACGACGTTTTGGTTGAGCAGGCCGCGGATCATGGCTTCGGCCATCGTGCCGCTGCCGATAAAGGCTATCGTTTTGTCTTTGAACATAGGGGGTGCTCCGTTTAGGCGGGCGTGAAGGTGGCCTGCCGCCGGGTGACGGCTTGCAGGCGGCCTTCGTCTACTTCGATGCCCAGCCCGGGTCCATCCGGGACGGTGATGGTGCTGTCTTCCTGGTTGAGGAAGAAAGAGGTGGCGATGTCGGCGGCGTAGTAGCGGCTGGTGGCGGAGATGTCGCCGGGGAGGGTGAAGCCGGGCAGGGAGGCGAGTGCGAGCTGGGCGGCGCGCCCGACGCCTGTTTCCAGCATGCCGCCGACCCAGACGGGGACATTGGCGGCGCGGCAGATGTCGTGGATTTCGCGGGCGCGGGTCCAGCCGGCGACGCGGGAGGGTTTGATGTTGATGATGTCGCACGCGCCGAGGGCGAGGGCGGCGCGGGCATGGTCGGGTGTGGTGATGCTTTCGTCGAGGCAGAGGGGGGTTTTGATTTGGGGGCGGAGGCGGCTGTGGTTGTAGATGTCGTCGTGGTCGAGGGGTTGTTCTAGCATGAGTAGATGCAGGTCGTCCATTGCCTGGAAGATGCCGGCATCTTCCAACCGATAAGCCGAGTTCGCATCCAACATAATTGCCAGGTCCGGGAAAGCGCGGCGGGCGGCGACGGCAAGCGCGATGTCGTGCCCTGGCTTGATTTTGAGCTTAATCCGACGATAGCCCTGCTCCAGATAAGCGGCGATAGTTTCCAGGGTGTGGGGTACATCCGCCTGAATGCCGACGCTCACGCCGACACGGACGCGGGAGCGGGGTGGTGCGCCGGTCGGTTGGGCCAGCTTTTGCGCCAGCGAGAGGCCATCCCGTTGCGCCAGCAAGTCCCATGCGGCCTGGTCCAGGGCGGCCTTCGCCAGCGGATGGCCGCGCACGAATTCGAGACGGGGGGCGACTTCCTCCGGTTCATTGATGTCCATTTGTAGGAAAGCGGGGATGAGGAAATCGCTGAGGACGTGCCAGGCGGTGACGACGGTTTCGTAGGAGTAGCCGGGATCGTTGGTGGCGACGCATTCGCCCCAGGCGGTGAGGCCACCGGTGCGCAGGCGCAGGATGAGGCAGTCGCGCTGCTGCTGTCGGCCAAAGCTGGTGACAAAGGGGGAGACGAGTTCCTGGCTGATGTGGTAGAGGTCAACTTGTTCGATTTTCATGAGTTGGCGAGGGATTCCTTGATGGAGGTTATTTCGTCAGGGGAGAGGATGGCGAAGGTTCCCGTGACGCTGGCGATGAGGACGTCGTTTTGGGTGATGCGGCATTGGGTGGTGATGGTGCGGCTGCCTTTGTGGACGGTTTCGGCGTGGGCGACGAGCGTGCCGGCACGGGCGGGAGCGTGATACCTTATTTGCATGTCCTGCGTAACCAGGCGGCGTTCGCCCAATGCGGAGAGCGCCGCACCGCCGCAGGTGGAGTCCGCCAGCGCGAAAGCCACGCCGCCGTGCGCGATGCCCAGGGGGTTGAGCAGATGGGGCTGGACTTCCAGCGTGGCACTGCAACGACCGTCGCCAATAGCGGTGTAGGCGAGGCCGAGGACCTGGGTAAAGGAGCCGGTAACGACCTGGCGCGGTTGGCTGAGCGTGCGCAGTACGGACAAGGCGATGGCGCGTGTGTCGTCGTCTAGTTGGTCGAACAGGTCATGAGCTTGGGTGGTGATGTCTTCCAAATGGGGGTTCCTTGTTGTGGACGTCATCTTGGGACAGCGGTTTGCGTGTCGGGAGCGGGGGGGAGGGTTGATGCCGGCAATTGCAACGTAAAAGTCGATCCTGCGCCCAACTCGCTTTCCACCCACACCTGGCCCCCATGCGCTTCGGCAATCGAACGCACGATGGCCAGCCCCAGGCCGTTGCCTTCTACGGAATGTGACGTTTGGACGCGATAGAAGCGGTCGAAAATGAAAGGCATATCAGAGTGAGGAATGCCGATCCCCTTGTCCTGCACCTGTACCAACACCGCACCATTGGCCGAATAGGCGTGGATGATGACTTCGGAATTGGCGGGAGAGTATTTGATGGCGTTGTCCACCAGGTTGCCAATGGCCTGGCGCAATTGCATGGGATCGGCAGAAATGGGTGGAATAATCTCCGCTGCCTTCAGGCGCAGCGTGATGTTCTTGAGGATAGCATTTCCTTGCAAATCCGCCAGCACATCGCGCAATGTGTCGTGTACCTGGCACAACTGTCGCGCCTGGTTGATGCGTGCGTTGATCCGCGCCAGGTCGAGCAGGTCATTGAGCATAGTCAACATGTGGGTGGATGCGTTGCCAATGTAGGTCGCGTATCGTCGCTGAACGTCGGGAAGGTGGCCGGAATCGCGCAACAGGCTGGCAAACTCAATGATCGATGCCAGGGGAGCGCGCATGTCGTGGGAAATGGTGGTGAAGAGGTCTGATTTGATGGTGGCAATGTGGTGCAGGGTGGTGATGTCTTGCATGATGAGTACCCGCCCGTAACCGGGAATGGGGCCTAACATGCACAGCCAGACGGTTTCATCGGGCATTTCGATTTGTAGCTGGCAACTGCCGGCATCTGTTAGTGGCTGTACGATAAATTGGGCCAGTTCCGCAAAATGCACCACTTGTTCTACCGGCTGCCCCACTACCTGGGAAGTCAGGTCCAGACGCGCCCGCGCTTCTCGATTGAGCAGCAGAACACGCTGCCGGGTGTCAATGATCATGATCGGGCTGGTGCTGTATTCCAGGGTAGCCGCTAATTGGCGCTGCCGCGAGTGCGCCTGTTTATAGAGCAGGGCATTGGCTACGGCCACGGCCAACGCCGTGGCGATGAAGATGGCCCGTTCGACATCTTGGGTATGGAAAGGCGCAGAGCGCTTATTCACGAGTTCCAAAGCGCCAATGATCCGCTGCCGAAATACCAGGGGAACGCAGAGCAGGGAGCGGGTAGAAAACCCCGTGATGTCATCAATAGCGGGGTGGTGCAGCGGATGGTTACGGGCATCGTTTGTATAAATCCACTTTCCCGTGCGCACCGTGTAGCCCACGAGTCCTTTGTTGAGGGGGACTTCGATCTTGCTCATGAGGCCCGTGGTCACACCGACGCTGGCCAGTACCCGCAGCGAGCGGCGCGATTCGTTTAGCAGCCAGATGGAGGAGGCTTCGATGTCCCACAAGGCATGGACGCGGTGGATGGCCTGCCGGAGCACTTGTTTCAGGTCGAGCGAGGAGGTGATGCCGCGGGTTAATTCCGCCAGGGTGCGGGCTTCCGTCTGGTCCGTACTCGGTTGGGTGGACTGGTCTGCTCTGGCGCGCGTCTGCTGCATTGCGCCAACGATGAATCCGGACAGCATTTTCAGCAGGGATTGTTGTTGTTCGCTGAAGCTGCGTGGGGTGGTGCGGTTGACGACGGCGAGAATGCCCAGGACGGGTGTCTCTCCCAGGGGGACGGCCAGGATGGCGCGCGCGGCGTAAGCTTCGGTGAGCAGGATGCCTGTCCCGGAGAAGGCGGATTGTCGCCACGTTTTTCCTTGTAGCACGTCGGCCAGGTTTGGGGCGTGCGTGGGTTGGATGAGTGCCGGCATTTCCGTGAACTGGCTGTTTGTGTAGGTGAATGCCGGCATTTCATTCCCCACCACCAGCCACATCACCCCCTCTTCCGCCTGTGTCAGATGCACCGCCGCCGCCAATCCTCGCCGAATCACCTCTTGCATCTCTAACGGCCCCGCCAGCGCCTGCCCAATGCGCAGAAGCTGCTTCATCTCTTGCAGCCGTTGGCTCATCTCCGCGTTTGCCTGCCGCAGTTGCGTCAATTGCGCCTCGCCTGCGCCGGGCTGCGCCTGGCTCAACACCCGTTGCAACGTTTCCCGCACCTCGTCTGTCGTAAATGGCTTGATCAGGTAGTCGCGCGCGCCCAGGCGGAATGCGGTAATGGCGCTTTTTTCCGACCCGTACCCTGTCATCAAGACCACGGGCACGCGAATGGAGAGCTGCGCCAGCCGTTGCAACACGTCCAGCCCGGTCATTTCCGGCAGATTGAGGTCGAGCAGCACCAGATCAGGCTGATGGCGCTGGATCATCGCCACCCCGGCGCGTCCATCAAATGCAGCCAGGGAGCGGTAGCCAAATGCCGGCAACAAATGCTCCGTCAGGTGTTTGACGATCTCACGGCTGTCGTCTATCACCAAAATCAACTCATTGCTCATCCGTCTACTGGGGCGTGCAAAAATAAAAGATCACGGGCCGCGAATGTGCCCTGCCGGCCGAATTATAGCATACCGCCCCTTCTTGACACGTCCCCTGCCCATACTATACTTGACATGTAGCATGAGTTACGAATTATGAAGATGTTTTTCGTCCCTCGTCATTCGGCCTTTCTAATCTTCCAGGAGACTTCACCGGCTGCCGCCGACCACCATGAATGAAAATGGTGCGCCATCGTAGCCCGATTTTCCAAATCGGGCGGGCGATTTGGAAAATCGCCCTACATTTTCGAAGGAGTAATATCACATGAAACGCATTGTCCGCGCTCCGGTTGGCACCGAACTGCACTGCAAAGGATGGTTGCAGGAGGCCGCCTACCGCATGTTGCAAAACAACCTCGACCCCGAAGTCGCCGGCGACCCCGAACACCTCATCGTCTACGGCGGACGGGGGCGCGCCGCCCGCAATTGGGATGCATTTGACGCCATTCTTGAATCGCTGCGCCAACTTGAGAATGATGAAACGCTGCTCGTGCAAAGCGGCAAGCCTGTTGCCGTTTTCCGCACCCATGCCGATGCCCCTCGCGTCCTCATTGCCAACTCCAACATTGTGCCTCACTGGGCTACCCAGGAAAATTTCGATAAATGGGAAGCTGAAGGGCTGATCATGTATGGGCAAATGACGGCGGGAAGCTGGATTTACATTGGCACGCAGGGTATTTTGCAAGGCACATATGAAACATTTGCCGCCGCGGCGCGGCAAGCGGGCTGGCCCTCCTTGCGCGGCAAATGGGTTCTTACTGCCGGACTGGGGGAAATGGGCGGCGCGCAGCCCCTGGCCGTGACCATGAACGAAGGCGTGGGGCTGATTGTGGAAGTAGACGATTGGCGTGCCAACCGCCGCCTGGAACATCGCTACATCGACGAAGTGGCCGAAGACCTGGATGAGGCGCTGAAACGGGTGCAGTATTACGTGGAATGCCGGCAGCCCCGCTCCATTGGCCTCATTGGCAACGCCGCCACGATCTTTCCCGAATTAGCGCGGCGCAACCTCATTCCCGATATCGTCACCGACCAGACCTCGGCGCACGATCCGCTCGCTTATTTCCCGCACCACCTTTCCTTTGCCGATGGGCGCGAATTGCGTGACCGCGATCCCGCCGCTTTTCAGGCGCTTTCCATGGAATCGATGGCGCAGCAGTGCGCGGCAATGGTGGAAATGCAGCGGCGCGGAGCGATTGTGTTTGACTATGGCAATAACCTGCGCCAGCGGGCGTTTGATCATGGCGTCGCCGACGCATTTAGCTACCCCGGCTTTATTCCCGCTTACATTCGTCCGCTCTTTTGCGAAGGCAAGGGGCCATTCCGTTGGGTAGCCCTCAGCGGCGACCCGGAGGATATTTATGCCACGGACCGCGCTATTCTGGAACTCTTCCCGGACGATGAACCGCTGCATCGCTGGATCAAGATGGCGCAAGAGCAGGTGCATTTTCAGGGATTGCCGGCACGAATTTGCTGGCTGGGATACGGTGAACGCGCGCGTGCCGGACTGAAGTTCAACGAACTGGTTGCCAGCGGCGTCGTCAAAGCCCCCATCGTCATTGGCCGCGACCACCTCGACGCCGGTTCCGTCGCCAGCCCCAACCGCGAAACGGAACGCATGCGCGACGGCTCCGACGCCATTGCCGACTGGCCCATCCTCAACGCCCTGGTCAATGCCGTCAGCGGGGCTACCTGGGTTAGCTTCCACCACGGCGGCGGCGTCGGCATTGGCTACAGCCTGCACGCCGGCCAGGTCATCGTTGCGGATGGCACACCCGCCGCTGCCGCCCGCCTCCAGCGCGTTCTCACCGTTGATCCCGGCATGGGGGTCGCCCGCCACGTTGATGCCGGCTACGAAAGAGCCATCGAAGTCGCCCGCGAACGCGGCGTCAAAATTCCCATGCTCCATTAGCAGGTGTGACGCACTTTCCCCGTACGTCGTACTGGACTCTGGCGTTCTTGGAGTGGAGGCTTCAGCCGGCCCATATATGGGGTTTGACCCGGCTAAAGCCTCGATTCCGCTCACCCTATATGGATTTCGCCAGACGCGAGGTCGTACCTTAAATCAATCCCAACCAGCCACGACTAACCACCAATTGACCATTAACTACCAGCAATTGACCACGTTCGCCCAATTATGAGTACCTACTATCGGGTCAATATCCTTGAAGAACGACTGCAAGAGCTGATCGAAAACGTCCCTGGTTTGCAGGGAGCCGTCATTGTCAGCTCCGAAGGGTTCGTCGTGGCGGCTTATCCCTATGAACTTGGCGACGAGAGCGGTGCCACCAATATGCCACAGATTGCCGCCCTGGCGGCCACGCTCATTGCCCTGGGGGAGACAACGCTGGCGCGGCTGGGACGCGGAGCCGTTGAGCGGCTCCTGGTTGAAGGCGAGCTAGGCGCCATCGTGGTTTACCCGATCAACGGCACCGCCGCGTTGTCCGCCCTCCTAAACAAGGATGCGAAGGTTGGCCTGACGCTTCTGGCTGTAGCCCGCGCCGCGGACAATATCGGAAAAATTCTTCTTTGAGACATTGAGCGCGTGAAATTGGTCCAATCTCCCAATCATCTAGCATCAAAACAACTTCCGGGAAGGTGGTCGTGAAAGTGACCCATTGGAGGAAGCCCGACGACGATTTTCTGTACACATGGTTGGAATTCCTTGCCAGGCGCGGAAATA
Coding sequences within:
- a CDS encoding FAD-binding protein; this encodes MTPSTPLSHSAVPDFMAALQKRVSGDLRTDIYSRTLYSTDASIYQVLPYGVLIPRTVADVHAAVELAAAYGVPILPRTGGSSLAGQAVNEALVIDMSRYLDQVLEVNREEQWVRVQPGIVLDQLNLDLQPYGLQFGPDPASSNRACLGGIVSNNSTGSHSIRYGMTADHVLETNVILSDGSMTTFGPVAEESLADYQLRPGREGAVYRQVGALRREQADVILAGTPHHWRRCGGYNLDRFVAGANFLWPRDSRFNLAKLVCGAEGTLAVMTEIKLNLVPRPTLTALAIVPFDNLRQALEAVPVILEVEPSAVELIDNLGLTLCREVPAYARLLATFLRGEPNCVLITEFYGESEAALQSKVAGLGRHLRGQGVACGEIMPAFTPQLQANVWKVRKVGLGLLMSIKGDHKPIPFIEDAAVPVEHLADYITRIERFCNDLGTNVAYYAHASAGCLHVRPLINAKVAGEVDKLPRITRFSVALLGEYGGAFSSEHGDGRARSWLNEAFYGKDLYALFRQVKHAFDPQGIFNPGNIVDAPAMTENLRYGPAYNVIPVRAHMDFSGDGGFHRAVEMCNGAGVCRKRTADTMCPSFQVTREEEHSTRGRANALRAALSGRLPASEFTGERMVEVMELCVGCKACRAECPSSVDMAKIKVEFLAQYHDAHGTPLRSRLFAHIAAISRLSSGWRAPLANGALRFGPLRRALAHSLGISQAREMPPFARHPFTDWFRRHRQPGPASRPQVVLFNDTFNTYNDPHVAIAAVELLEAAGYNVVLPGHKCCGRPLISHGLVDAARAAARETVARLAPFAAQGIPIVGLEPSCLLTLRDEYLTLLPDDPRARQVADRALLLEEFVARLAEAGALNLTFTTAARRVLLHGHCHQKALVGTEPSRLALGLPAYYEVREVDSGCCGMAGSFGYEAEHLDWSLAMGERRLMPAVREAGEDVIVAAAGTSCRHQIAHATGRRAYHPAEILRDALISPQK
- a CDS encoding phage Gp37/Gp68 family protein is translated as MMAQSRIEWTQATWNPVTGCDKISPGCKHCYAERMSRRLQAMGNRNYAHGFQVTLHEHMLERPLSWHKPQLVFVNSMSDLFHEAVPLTFIQRVFAVMERAHWHKFQILTKRAERLAELSPQLTWPPNVWMGVSIESQKYQYRIDYLVGTNAGIKFLSLEPLLGPLPELDLRDIDWVIVGGESGPGARPIASDWVTDIRDQCLRAQTPFFFKQWGGYNKKKTGRLLEGRTWDQLPLEQGLWPTPA
- a CDS encoding YigZ family protein, which produces MSSYLIPATETRVEIRVLNSRFIATIVPAFSVEEARQFVARVREEMGDASHHVPAFLIGHGATVTAHCSDDGEPSGTAGRPALAVLQGSGLGDVAVVVTRYFGGTKLGTGGLVRAYGDAVRAVLDAVPRAARVPTHTVMLAVPYAFLERARLLIAAHNGRTDDEDFAADVTITARFAVPDFPPFQEALQEASHGSLAAEIIETADVIMAQNAP
- a CDS encoding FKBP-type peptidyl-prolyl cis-trans isomerase; translated protein: MVVACGPAPEPESGTTAQTGESITTDTTDMAAGEATRAPVGEMITTASGLQYEITQAGDGPALQKGQLAAIHYVGTLDDGTVFDSSRERNEPFLFPVGTGQTIPGWEEGISLLHVGDQARLIIPPELAYGETGAGGVIPPNATLTFDVEVLSVRDGAPAAPTKVNDADYTTTDSGLKYYDFVVGDGAQPEVGQTVVVHYTGWLENGTMFDSSLNRGQAFQFVLGQGQVISGWDEGLASMHVGGKRQLVLPPELGYGETGTGQIPPNATLIFEVELLDVK
- a CDS encoding pyrroline-5-carboxylate reductase; translation: MFKDKTIAFIGSGTMAEAMIRGLLNQNVVTPDQIIASGPRPERGEQLRQKHGIRITTSNMNAAEEGQVVVLSIKPQMMDRVMLEVRGHLRRQDLLLSIIAGAPIKKLADGLAHASVVRAMPNTPAQIGQGITVWTATAEVTEVQKQQAQAVLASFGQEIFVDDEEYLDMATALSGSGPGYVFMVMEAMIDAGVHLGFSRRVATQLVFQTMRGSVEYAARSDKHVAELRNQVTSPGGTTAEALYHMEKGGLRTVISRGIWAAYQRSIALGQGRKRSDDLKP
- the menC gene encoding o-succinylbenzoate synthase, which codes for MKIEQVDLYHISQELVSPFVTSFGRQQQRDCLILRLRTGGLTAWGECVATNDPGYSYETVVTAWHVLSDFLIPAFLQMDINEPEEVAPRLEFVRGHPLAKAALDQAAWDLLAQRDGLSLAQKLAQPTGAPPRSRVRVGVSVGIQADVPHTLETIAAYLEQGYRRIKLKIKPGHDIALAVAARRAFPDLAIMLDANSAYRLEDAGIFQAMDDLHLLMLEQPLDHDDIYNHSRLRPQIKTPLCLDESITTPDHARAALALGACDIINIKPSRVAGWTRAREIHDICRAANVPVWVGGMLETGVGRAAQLALASLPGFTLPGDISATSRYYAADIATSFFLNQEDSTITVPDGPGLGIEVDEGRLQAVTRRQATFTPA
- a CDS encoding PaaI family thioesterase, with the translated sequence MEDITTQAHDLFDQLDDDTRAIALSVLRTLSQPRQVVTGSFTQVLGLAYTAIGDGRCSATLEVQPHLLNPLGIAHGGVAFALADSTCGGAALSALGERRLVTQDMQIRYHAPARAGTLVAHAETVHKGSRTITTQCRITQNDVLIASVTGTFAILSPDEITSIKESLANS